Proteins encoded within one genomic window of Streptomyces sp. NBC_01314:
- a CDS encoding glycoside hydrolase family 3 N-terminal domain-containing protein, whose protein sequence is MSTSALSPDPEAVSGLVSKLTLEQKIAQLTGFSVAEIFVRSAGGAAQAPTPDPGLIPVLRPHGVGHLSMAWFLGHDAESLREDIASIQDAIRETSPFGIGALVHNEGISGFLHVSGSQFPTAWAQAATWDPGLIERAAAVTSAHMRYSGVQLLFSPVMDINRDPRWGRVHETYGEDPELAARFSVSFVRGIQGAEQENGVLATGKHFLGYGASEAGLNTAITQLGRRALSDEYAEPFRRAISEAGLSVVMNSYNEIDGIPAAANHWLLTDLLRGQLGFDGLVVSDYSAVNLLRVAYRTALTEGDAARQALTSGLDVELPGAENFSALVGEVESGRLDESVVDTAVARVLTTKARVGLIPAFGPAPSSTPRTLTALEPNEIGRPTDAQPSSHAPALPDPEEAAGIRRSIAERSLVLLANDGTLPLTPGARRAVLVGPAADELRIHFAAYTSVAAVEMPIGMRAVREGKVPGVDPATFVFTDIFQTRIPGLDPVFEDQTRKIHPDALTVLDALHGLDPTVECVTLGRFAADSGEALDTSRVHQAVDNADLVIAVVGERTGWVGANTAGEGQSTASPALPGDQEQLLALLAATGKPLVTVVVSGRPLLLEPVARLSNAVLLAPLLGEEAGPAIASAIFGKINPSGKLPSTFPRHLGQLPLHHGHHHGSGYGHPTGTRHGYGDLERQGPLYAFGHGLSYTSFALDLDEEEGPAVELVGATVRARVRVTNTGRTDGETVMQLYARDEAASVVRPVRQLIQFQRVDLAAGESRQVVLEAPVERLHYTLPDGRRGIEAGDVTVLAGFSSDDIRCDTTITVDASIAAS, encoded by the coding sequence ATGTCCACGTCCGCCCTTTCCCCGGATCCCGAAGCCGTCTCGGGGCTCGTCTCCAAGCTGACGCTTGAGCAGAAGATCGCGCAGCTGACCGGCTTCAGCGTGGCGGAGATCTTCGTCCGGTCCGCCGGCGGCGCCGCGCAGGCCCCCACCCCTGATCCGGGTCTCATCCCCGTGCTGCGTCCGCACGGTGTGGGGCACCTGTCGATGGCGTGGTTCCTCGGGCACGACGCCGAAAGCCTGCGTGAGGACATCGCAAGCATCCAGGACGCCATCCGGGAGACCTCGCCGTTCGGCATCGGAGCCCTGGTCCACAACGAGGGCATCAGCGGGTTCCTGCATGTGTCGGGCTCGCAGTTCCCCACCGCCTGGGCGCAGGCCGCGACCTGGGATCCCGGTCTGATCGAACGGGCCGCGGCGGTGACATCGGCCCACATGCGCTACTCCGGCGTCCAGTTGCTCTTCTCGCCGGTCATGGACATCAACCGCGACCCCCGATGGGGCCGCGTGCACGAGACCTACGGCGAGGACCCCGAGCTGGCAGCCCGGTTCTCCGTCTCCTTCGTCCGCGGCATCCAGGGCGCGGAGCAGGAGAACGGCGTCCTGGCGACCGGCAAGCACTTCCTGGGCTACGGCGCTTCGGAGGCCGGCCTCAACACCGCGATCACCCAGCTGGGCAGACGAGCCCTGTCCGACGAGTACGCCGAGCCGTTCCGCCGGGCGATCAGCGAGGCGGGGCTTTCGGTCGTCATGAACTCCTACAACGAGATCGACGGCATCCCCGCCGCGGCCAACCACTGGCTGCTGACGGATCTCCTGCGCGGCCAACTCGGTTTCGACGGCCTGGTCGTCAGCGACTACTCCGCCGTGAACCTCCTGCGCGTCGCCTACCGCACCGCCCTCACCGAAGGCGATGCTGCCCGGCAGGCACTCACCTCGGGCCTGGACGTCGAACTGCCCGGCGCCGAGAACTTCTCGGCGCTCGTCGGCGAGGTCGAGAGCGGACGTCTCGACGAGAGCGTCGTCGACACCGCCGTCGCCAGAGTCCTGACGACAAAGGCCCGAGTCGGACTGATTCCCGCCTTCGGCCCGGCCCCGTCCTCCACCCCCCGGACACTCACCGCTCTCGAGCCAAACGAGATCGGCCGTCCCACGGACGCGCAGCCGTCATCGCACGCACCAGCCCTCCCCGACCCCGAGGAGGCTGCCGGAATCCGGCGGTCGATCGCGGAACGCAGCCTGGTGCTGCTCGCCAACGACGGGACCCTGCCGCTGACACCCGGCGCGCGCCGCGCCGTCCTCGTCGGCCCGGCGGCGGACGAGCTGCGGATCCACTTCGCCGCCTACACCTCGGTCGCCGCTGTCGAGATGCCGATCGGAATGCGGGCCGTACGAGAAGGCAAGGTCCCCGGCGTGGATCCGGCGACCTTCGTGTTCACCGACATCTTCCAGACCCGGATCCCCGGCCTCGATCCCGTCTTCGAAGACCAGACCCGGAAGATCCACCCCGACGCGCTCACCGTCCTCGACGCTCTGCACGGGCTCGACCCGACGGTCGAATGCGTGACGCTGGGCCGGTTCGCCGCCGATTCCGGCGAAGCGTTGGACACGTCACGGGTACACCAGGCCGTCGACAACGCGGACCTGGTCATCGCCGTCGTCGGCGAACGCACCGGATGGGTGGGCGCCAACACCGCCGGGGAAGGCCAGTCGACAGCCTCGCCGGCACTGCCCGGAGACCAGGAACAACTCCTCGCGCTGCTCGCCGCGACCGGAAAGCCGCTGGTGACCGTGGTCGTCTCCGGCCGCCCCCTGCTGCTCGAACCAGTGGCACGGCTGTCCAACGCCGTCCTACTCGCACCGCTCCTGGGCGAGGAGGCCGGCCCGGCCATCGCCTCGGCGATCTTCGGGAAGATCAATCCGAGCGGCAAGCTGCCGAGCACGTTCCCCCGGCATCTCGGCCAGCTGCCCCTCCACCACGGACACCACCACGGCAGCGGGTACGGCCACCCGACCGGGACCCGCCACGGCTACGGGGACCTCGAACGCCAGGGCCCGCTGTACGCGTTCGGCCACGGCCTGTCCTACACGTCGTTCGCCCTCGACCTCGACGAAGAGGAGGGGCCGGCCGTGGAACTGGTCGGCGCGACGGTACGAGCCCGCGTCCGGGTGACCAACACCGGCCGGACCGACGGCGAGACGGTGATGCAGCTGTACGCGCGGGACGAGGCCGCGTCCGTAGTCCGCCCGGTCCGGCAGCTGATCCAGTTCCAGCGGGTCGACCTGGCCGCCGGCGAAAGCCGCCAGGTCGTCCTGGAGGCTCCTGTCGAACGCCTGCACTACACGCTGCCCGACGGCCGCCGCGGCATCGAAGCGGGTGACGTCACCGTCCTCGCCGGGTTCAGCAGTGACGACATCCGATGCGACACGACGATCACCGTCGACGCCAGCATCGCCGCGTCCTGA
- a CDS encoding alpha/beta hydrolase fold domain-containing protein translates to MPVNPFFGEYYGRLREAMASAASEQEARAVAREFGERQKSWASPDVVVEDITVAGPHGPVPARAYRPVHGRVTVALLWAHGGGFMAGDLDMPEAHMVCGELALRAEAFVVSVDYRLANESVHYPVPLDDVHAAWNWLCADGLPDETGRVPTAIGGASSGAALALATALRSQDGGRPADALLLAYPHAHFPVPALEEPTAAELSTQDAMARFTPGLLEYLVRNYVGRISDLPADALPGAARLDGLPPTHIVLSEYDDLRPSGELLKRQLDEAGVPVATFLAEGMLHGHLNFTADLPQIEESLDFFAAALGEAKTLPSRR, encoded by the coding sequence ATGCCCGTGAATCCCTTCTTCGGTGAGTACTACGGACGGCTGCGCGAAGCGATGGCGAGCGCCGCCTCGGAGCAGGAAGCCCGAGCGGTGGCGCGGGAGTTCGGCGAACGTCAGAAGTCATGGGCGAGCCCGGACGTCGTGGTGGAGGACATCACCGTCGCAGGTCCGCACGGACCCGTCCCGGCGCGCGCCTACCGTCCCGTCCACGGCCGGGTCACCGTGGCGTTGCTGTGGGCGCACGGAGGCGGCTTCATGGCAGGCGACCTGGACATGCCGGAAGCCCACATGGTCTGCGGAGAACTCGCTCTGCGTGCGGAAGCGTTCGTGGTGTCGGTGGACTACCGGTTGGCGAACGAGTCCGTCCACTATCCCGTGCCGCTCGACGACGTCCACGCGGCCTGGAACTGGCTGTGCGCGGATGGTCTGCCCGACGAAACCGGCCGCGTGCCGACGGCGATCGGCGGCGCCAGTTCAGGCGCGGCACTCGCCCTCGCCACGGCACTCCGCAGCCAGGACGGCGGCCGGCCCGCGGACGCCCTGCTGCTGGCCTACCCGCACGCGCACTTCCCGGTACCGGCGCTGGAGGAGCCGACCGCCGCCGAGCTGAGCACCCAGGACGCCATGGCACGTTTCACACCGGGCCTGCTCGAGTACCTGGTCCGTAACTATGTCGGGCGGATCAGCGACCTGCCGGCCGACGCCCTGCCCGGTGCGGCGCGGCTGGACGGTCTGCCTCCCACGCACATCGTCCTGTCCGAGTACGACGACCTGCGTCCGTCCGGGGAACTACTCAAACGGCAGTTGGACGAGGCCGGCGTGCCGGTCGCCACCTTCCTGGCCGAGGGCATGCTCCACGGGCATCTGAACTTCACCGCGGACCTGCCGCAGATAGAGGAGTCGCTGGACTTCTTCGCTGCTGCGCTCGGCGAGGCGAAGACGCTCCCGTCAAGGCGATAG
- a CDS encoding efflux RND transporter permease subunit, with product MPEIAGTTLWRNSGGPPMSALASWCHRHRLVVLLAWVGLLFALVAGLGAAGSKFGNSTTAQNTDSAKATALLRQGASSSAGVNGTVVWQVHGGKVTDTSVKQDMTGALDQIAHSPGVVSVSSPYTAAGQQQISKDRTTAYARISFVDGSGDTQARKVEKLATAPESGTLRIALNGQAFSVTPASNPAAEGLGIVAAFVILLLVFRAVWVAALPIITAVVGVGTASLSVMLLSHVVTLPDTTLTLGALIGLGVGIDYALFIVNRHRRNLMDGMSVGDSTAKSLNTSGRAVIFAGLTVVVALLGMFTLRLGILNGMAIGAAIAVVLTVLSAITLLPALLGFIGLKVLSRKQRKQLAGHDHHAADDAGLWGRWAARVQARPKTLGVVAVVILTAIAFPTLSLRLGSADDGNLPTSSTNRQAYDMMADGFGPGFNGPLVLAVQAPDAADMAAAADLVKELRQVDGVASVSAAPMRDGQDVGVISVVPTTSPQSVKTSDLIDHLRSDVVPPVEKGTSMRVYIGGTTASHDDFASVLIGKLPMFLAVIAALGFLLLTIAFRSLLIPAVGALLNILSIGVAFGSIVLVFQHGFGSSLLGAGSAGPIESFVPILIIGVMFGLSMDYQVFLVSRMREEWARTGDNRRAVRVGQAETGKVIAVAAAIMFCVFGAFVFGGMRIIAEFGLSLALAVALDALLIRMVVVPALMHLCGRANWWLPRWLDRALPRVSVEGPPDEAADRAPHLVREPQSAGIPA from the coding sequence ATGCCGGAGATCGCCGGCACGACCCTGTGGCGCAACTCCGGAGGTCCGCCGATGTCCGCTCTAGCCAGCTGGTGCCATAGGCACCGGCTTGTCGTTCTTCTGGCCTGGGTGGGCTTGCTGTTCGCCCTCGTTGCCGGCCTCGGCGCGGCCGGTAGCAAGTTCGGCAACAGCACGACCGCGCAGAACACCGATTCGGCCAAGGCCACCGCTCTCCTGCGACAGGGCGCCAGCAGCTCGGCGGGCGTGAACGGCACCGTGGTCTGGCAGGTCCACGGCGGCAAGGTCACCGACACTTCGGTGAAGCAGGACATGACCGGCGCGCTCGACCAGATTGCCCACTCTCCAGGTGTGGTGTCCGTGAGTAGCCCCTACACGGCAGCTGGTCAGCAGCAGATCAGCAAGGACCGTACGACGGCGTACGCGAGGATCTCCTTCGTCGACGGCAGCGGTGACACGCAGGCCAGGAAGGTGGAAAAGCTCGCCACCGCACCTGAGTCCGGCACACTCCGCATCGCGCTCAACGGCCAGGCGTTCTCGGTCACCCCCGCGTCGAACCCGGCCGCCGAGGGACTCGGCATCGTCGCAGCGTTTGTCATCCTGCTGCTGGTCTTCCGTGCCGTGTGGGTGGCGGCGCTGCCCATTATCACGGCTGTCGTCGGCGTCGGCACTGCTTCGCTGTCCGTGATGCTGCTCAGCCATGTCGTCACTCTCCCCGACACCACGCTCACTTTGGGCGCGCTGATTGGCCTCGGCGTCGGCATCGACTACGCGCTGTTCATTGTCAACCGCCACCGCCGTAACCTGATGGACGGCATGAGTGTCGGCGACTCGACGGCGAAGTCGCTCAACACCTCCGGTCGCGCGGTGATCTTCGCCGGTCTGACCGTGGTCGTTGCGCTGCTCGGAATGTTCACGCTGCGCCTCGGCATCCTCAACGGTATGGCAATCGGCGCCGCCATCGCCGTCGTCCTGACCGTGCTGTCCGCCATCACTCTGTTGCCGGCGCTGCTCGGTTTCATCGGGCTCAAGGTCCTCAGCCGCAAGCAGCGCAAGCAGTTGGCGGGGCACGATCACCACGCCGCGGACGACGCGGGGCTGTGGGGGCGGTGGGCCGCGCGCGTGCAGGCCCGGCCGAAGACGCTCGGGGTCGTCGCCGTGGTGATCCTCACTGCCATCGCGTTCCCGACGCTGTCCCTGCGCCTCGGCTCGGCCGACGACGGCAACCTGCCGACATCGTCCACGAACCGCCAGGCGTACGACATGATGGCCGACGGCTTCGGCCCCGGCTTCAACGGCCCGCTCGTGCTGGCCGTCCAGGCACCCGACGCCGCGGACATGGCCGCCGCGGCCGACCTGGTCAAGGAGCTTCGTCAGGTCGACGGAGTGGCGAGCGTCTCCGCGGCCCCGATGCGCGACGGGCAGGACGTCGGTGTGATCAGCGTGGTGCCGACCACGTCACCGCAGTCCGTCAAGACATCCGACCTCATCGACCATCTGCGTTCCGACGTGGTGCCACCGGTGGAGAAGGGCACCTCGATGCGCGTCTACATCGGGGGTACCACGGCCAGTCACGACGACTTCGCGTCGGTGCTGATCGGCAAGCTGCCCATGTTCCTGGCGGTGATTGCCGCGCTCGGCTTCCTGCTGCTGACCATCGCCTTCCGCAGTCTGCTGATCCCGGCCGTCGGCGCGCTGCTCAACATCCTCAGCATCGGCGTCGCCTTCGGCTCGATCGTCCTCGTCTTCCAGCACGGCTTCGGCAGCAGTTTGCTGGGAGCAGGCTCGGCCGGTCCGATCGAGTCGTTCGTACCGATCCTGATCATCGGTGTCATGTTCGGCCTCTCCATGGACTACCAGGTCTTCCTGGTCAGCCGAATGCGTGAGGAATGGGCCCGCACAGGGGACAACCGGCGTGCGGTCCGTGTCGGTCAGGCCGAGACCGGCAAGGTGATCGCCGTCGCCGCAGCAATCATGTTCTGCGTCTTCGGTGCCTTCGTCTTCGGCGGGATGCGCATAATCGCCGAATTCGGACTGAGCCTCGCCTTGGCCGTCGCACTCGATGCCCTGCTCATTCGGATGGTCGTCGTACCGGCCCTCATGCACCTGTGCGGGAGGGCGAACTGGTGGCTGCCGCGCTGGCTGGACCGGGCCCTTCCCCGGGTGTCGGTGGAAGGCCCGCCCGATGAGGCGGCCGACCGGGCCCCGCACCTGGTACGCGAGCCGCAGTCGGCCGGGATCCCGGCCTGA
- a CDS encoding family 43 glycosylhydrolase: protein MPSSPDFPPDPSICRAGEDFSLVTSSVEYLPGVPRLPRRDLLRWEQIGNALDHEDQLAVPSRQGSGAPAVLSSLSPWLVRVWCGASTAAPDAKECPVVFPDRFLQGSATGIHQVESNHSASGSWALYHHCRHRHARLGRHGGLPPSP from the coding sequence ATCCCGTCCTCTCCAGATTTCCCCCCCGACCCCTCGATCTGCCGTGCGGGCGAGGACTTCTCCCTCGTCACCTCGTCGGTCGAGTACCTCCCGGGCGTGCCCCGCCTTCCACGCCGGGACCTCCTGCGCTGGGAGCAGATCGGGAACGCTCTCGACCACGAGGACCAACTCGCCGTTCCCTCCCGGCAGGGCAGCGGGGCACCGGCCGTGTTGTCGTCGTTGAGCCCCTGGCTGGTACGCGTGTGGTGTGGAGCTTCAACTGCCGCCCCGGACGCGAAGGAGTGTCCGGTGGTCTTTCCCGACCGATTTCTCCAGGGTTCGGCGACCGGGATCCACCAGGTGGAGAGCAACCACAGCGCGAGCGGCTCCTGGGCCCTGTACCACCACTGCCGCCACCGTCACGCCCGGTTGGGACGCCACGGTGGGCTTCCTCCGTCGCCATAA
- a CDS encoding response regulator, with amino-acid sequence MTIRVLLADDQALLRGTFRLLIDAQPDMEVVGEASNGQEAVGLARSQQADVVLMDIRMPEVDGLEATRLIGQDEDLAGVKVLVLTTFEVDEFVVEALRAGASGFLGKGVEPAQLLDAIRLVAEGEALLSPAATRSLISRFLSQPAPYGPTDPDRVAALTPREREVMTLVATGLSNQDIAEQLFVTPVTVKTHLNRAMAKLGARDRAQLVVIAYETGMVRPGSTQQT; translated from the coding sequence ATGACCATTCGTGTTCTGCTCGCGGACGACCAGGCACTGCTGCGTGGCACCTTTCGGCTGCTCATCGACGCCCAGCCGGACATGGAGGTCGTCGGGGAGGCGTCCAACGGCCAAGAGGCGGTCGGACTGGCCCGCAGCCAGCAGGCGGACGTGGTGTTGATGGACATCCGGATGCCCGAGGTCGACGGCCTCGAAGCCACCCGGCTGATCGGCCAGGACGAGGACCTGGCCGGAGTGAAGGTGCTGGTGCTCACCACGTTCGAAGTGGACGAGTTCGTCGTCGAAGCGCTACGCGCCGGAGCGAGCGGGTTTCTCGGCAAGGGTGTCGAACCCGCACAACTACTCGACGCCATCCGCCTCGTCGCGGAGGGGGAGGCGCTGTTGTCTCCCGCCGCGACCAGAAGTCTGATCTCCCGGTTCCTCTCGCAACCCGCGCCGTACGGTCCCACCGACCCGGATCGTGTGGCTGCCCTGACGCCGCGGGAGCGCGAAGTGATGACTCTTGTGGCGACGGGCCTGTCCAACCAGGACATCGCCGAGCAACTCTTCGTCACCCCGGTGACGGTGAAGACCCACCTGAACCGGGCGATGGCCAAACTCGGCGCTCGGGACCGCGCCCAACTCGTGGTGATCGCCTATGAGACCGGCATGGTCCGCCCCGGTTCCACGCAGCAGACCTGA
- a CDS encoding sensor histidine kinase produces MGANAVGKDGWQFPRAEGVGWTVLACAPLVFRSRWPLAVVVVTLAIDLAHLANSPGYWLAPAASLVALYTFATHSDRRAAWIVGLAAAAAITTTYAMAASQPAFSGHTLARLDLAIAATALGDSVRRRRIRLARVVARAEDAEHTREEEARRRVTEERVRIARELHDVVAHHITLVNAQSGVAQHLMRTDPDKAYEALAHIKENSRTALDELRATVGLLRQGDDVPEPRHPLPSLSDLDELVDSFRSSGLPVEVVRSGERQPIAPTTDLTAYRIIQEALTNAHKHAAATHVQVALDYWPESLRITVTDDGRPGTASGAGTGHGLIGIRERAAAIGGKVTIGPRPEGGFSVFAELPVTLSLEGS; encoded by the coding sequence ATGGGGGCGAACGCGGTCGGAAAGGACGGCTGGCAATTCCCCCGCGCCGAGGGAGTCGGCTGGACGGTTCTGGCCTGCGCGCCCCTGGTCTTCCGCAGCCGCTGGCCCCTGGCGGTCGTCGTCGTGACGCTCGCTATTGACCTGGCCCACCTGGCCAACTCGCCGGGATACTGGCTCGCCCCAGCGGCGAGCCTGGTCGCCCTCTACACCTTCGCGACCCACAGCGACCGCCGCGCCGCCTGGATCGTGGGGCTCGCCGCGGCCGCTGCCATCACCACCACCTATGCGATGGCCGCCTCGCAGCCAGCCTTCTCCGGACACACTCTCGCCAGGCTCGACCTGGCGATCGCGGCTACCGCCCTCGGAGACTCCGTACGCAGGCGCCGCATCCGCCTCGCACGGGTCGTGGCCCGAGCCGAGGACGCCGAACATACCCGGGAGGAGGAAGCCCGCCGCCGGGTCACCGAGGAGCGCGTCCGCATCGCCCGCGAACTGCACGACGTCGTCGCCCATCACATCACCCTGGTCAACGCCCAGTCTGGGGTGGCCCAACACCTCATGCGCACGGATCCCGACAAGGCGTACGAAGCACTCGCGCACATCAAGGAGAATAGCCGCACGGCACTCGACGAACTGCGTGCCACGGTCGGTCTGCTCCGCCAGGGCGACGACGTACCCGAACCCCGTCACCCCCTCCCGAGCCTCAGCGACCTCGACGAGCTGGTCGACTCCTTCCGCAGCAGCGGCCTGCCCGTGGAAGTAGTGCGCAGCGGTGAGCGGCAACCGATAGCGCCCACCACGGATCTGACGGCCTACCGCATCATCCAGGAAGCACTCACCAATGCCCACAAACACGCGGCGGCAACGCACGTTCAAGTGGCGCTGGACTACTGGCCGGAGAGCCTGCGGATCACCGTGACGGACGACGGCCGCCCCGGCACAGCAAGCGGCGCGGGCACGGGCCACGGTCTGATCGGCATACGCGAACGCGCCGCAGCGATCGGCGGCAAGGTCACCATCGGGCCCCGGCCGGAAGGCGGATTCAGCGTGTTCGCCGAACTCCCCGTCACGCTTTCCCTGGAAGGTTCCTGA
- a CDS encoding LacI family DNA-binding transcriptional regulator: protein MDRPAKRATSADVARVAGVSRTTVSFVLNDKPGQTIPEETRRRVLEAARSLEYHPHSSARALAAGRSEIVLLSVPDMPIGPGTSRFIEELAAALVEHGLTLVTHLSGARGRPLPDVCAAVNASAVVGFESFDPDTVRALYSAGAEFVFPSQMDDTHSMRAIGRMQAAHLIGRRHRRIGYAMPANRGLRTMAEDRLHGVTAACAEAGIAPPVVASTNLEVAAASLAVTEWTAQSVTAVCAFNDETAIAVLAGMREHGLAAPADLAVVGVDDAPTARLAAPPLTTVSFALHEVSRRRAEMIVAGLTGREPGFTSEAISPRLVERSST from the coding sequence ATGGACCGACCCGCCAAGCGCGCCACCAGCGCTGACGTTGCCCGCGTCGCTGGTGTTTCCCGGACCACCGTGAGTTTCGTCCTCAACGACAAGCCGGGCCAGACGATCCCGGAGGAGACCAGGCGCCGCGTCCTCGAAGCCGCCCGGAGCCTCGAATACCATCCGCACTCTTCTGCGCGCGCCCTCGCTGCCGGTCGCAGTGAGATCGTCCTGCTCTCCGTTCCGGACATGCCCATCGGCCCGGGTACCAGCCGGTTCATCGAGGAACTCGCTGCCGCGCTGGTAGAGCACGGCCTGACTCTGGTCACCCACTTGTCGGGAGCACGGGGCCGACCGCTGCCGGACGTGTGCGCGGCCGTCAATGCCTCGGCGGTGGTCGGGTTCGAGTCGTTCGACCCCGACACCGTGCGGGCCCTCTACAGCGCGGGTGCCGAGTTCGTGTTCCCGTCCCAGATGGACGACACCCACTCAATGCGGGCAATCGGCCGCATGCAGGCCGCACACCTGATCGGCCGCAGACACCGGCGCATCGGCTACGCGATGCCGGCGAACCGCGGACTGCGCACCATGGCCGAGGACCGTCTGCACGGTGTGACCGCCGCCTGCGCCGAAGCCGGTATCGCCCCACCCGTCGTGGCGAGTACGAACCTGGAGGTGGCCGCCGCATCCCTGGCGGTGACCGAGTGGACGGCTCAATCCGTCACCGCGGTATGCGCTTTCAACGACGAGACAGCGATCGCGGTCCTGGCGGGCATGCGCGAACATGGCCTCGCCGCCCCCGCCGACCTTGCCGTCGTCGGGGTTGACGACGCCCCCACCGCCCGTCTGGCGGCCCCGCCGCTCACCACCGTTTCGTTTGCCCTGCACGAGGTGAGCCGACGCCGGGCCGAAATGATCGTGGCCGGACTGACGGGCCGCGAGCCCGGCTTCACCTCCGAGGCGATCAGTCCGCGCCTCGTGGAGCGTTCATCCACCTGA
- a CDS encoding glycoside hydrolase family 1 protein, whose protein sequence is MTRLTPGFLWGAATAPHQVEGNNVNSDWWQRELRTPGMERSGDAVDSYHRYAEDMRLLAEAGLTSYRFGIEWARVEPDEGQISRAALAHYRRMIDTAAGFGLTPVVTLHHFTAPRWFAEDEGWLGPKAIGRFGTYVQAVTGILGGVEWVCTMNEPNMLAIMVWMSDPVRSAEARKLMLTPTVADGRYPVLPDPDPEVGLRLAEAHHAAREILKRETDAKAGWTVANHALTATPGNEAKLREVRYVKEDLYLEAARGDDFIGVQSYSSQAVDQNGVVPHPSAPDNTLTGNAYRPDAIGIALRHTWEVTGGVPILVTENGIATADDTQRIAYTSQALRHLFAAVDDGIDVRGYLHWSALDNFEWGHWKPTFGLIAVDRETFERQPKPSLAWLGEVARRGHL, encoded by the coding sequence ATGACTCGACTCACACCCGGCTTCCTCTGGGGAGCGGCGACCGCGCCTCACCAAGTGGAGGGAAACAACGTCAACAGCGACTGGTGGCAACGCGAGCTGCGCACTCCCGGTATGGAACGCAGCGGCGACGCCGTCGACAGCTACCACCGCTACGCCGAGGACATGCGGCTGCTCGCCGAGGCGGGGCTCACCAGCTACCGGTTCGGGATCGAATGGGCCCGCGTCGAGCCGGACGAGGGCCAGATCTCTCGTGCCGCACTCGCCCACTACCGGCGCATGATCGACACCGCCGCAGGGTTCGGACTCACCCCGGTCGTCACCCTGCACCACTTCACCGCCCCCCGCTGGTTCGCCGAGGACGAAGGCTGGCTGGGCCCGAAAGCGATCGGACGCTTCGGGACCTACGTCCAGGCCGTCACCGGCATCCTCGGCGGCGTCGAGTGGGTCTGCACCATGAACGAGCCGAACATGCTGGCCATCATGGTGTGGATGAGCGACCCGGTACGGTCGGCCGAGGCGCGCAAGCTGATGCTCACTCCGACCGTCGCGGACGGCCGGTACCCGGTACTTCCGGACCCGGATCCCGAGGTCGGGCTGCGGTTGGCCGAGGCACACCACGCCGCCCGCGAGATCCTGAAGCGCGAGACGGACGCCAAGGCCGGGTGGACGGTCGCCAACCATGCCCTCACCGCCACCCCCGGCAACGAGGCCAAGCTGCGTGAGGTGCGGTACGTCAAAGAGGACCTCTATCTGGAGGCGGCCCGCGGCGACGACTTCATCGGAGTGCAGTCGTACTCGAGTCAGGCCGTCGACCAGAACGGTGTCGTCCCGCACCCGAGTGCCCCGGACAACACCCTCACCGGCAACGCCTACCGTCCCGACGCGATCGGGATCGCGCTGCGGCACACCTGGGAGGTGACCGGCGGCGTGCCGATCCTGGTCACCGAGAACGGCATCGCCACCGCCGACGACACCCAGCGCATCGCCTACACCTCGCAGGCCCTGCGCCACCTGTTCGCGGCCGTCGACGACGGCATCGACGTCCGCGGCTATCTGCACTGGAGCGCCTTGGACAACTTCGAGTGGGGCCACTGGAAGCCGACGTTCGGCCTCATCGCCGTCGACCGCGAGACCTTCGAACGCCAGCCCAAGCCCAGCCTGGCCTGGCTCGGCGAAGTCGCTCGCCGCGGCCACCTCTGA